In a single window of the Neodiprion virginianus isolate iyNeoVirg1 chromosome 1, iyNeoVirg1.1, whole genome shotgun sequence genome:
- the LOC124303775 gene encoding transmembrane protein 242 gives MASDGDRGISDSIQPSKNVTKQLSGTEKELEKKKEKLQAAVFLTAVTGIAATLGFGTTVIAARRQDPKYFQEGVSGTKAMTETGASLALRALSWGTLYAVTGCGILCYGLWKFSGASNAEEFKIAMGSMLPRISKNDPPQSRTEFEGLTDLLTYISEDWGNEKAKECK, from the exons ATGGCTTCTGATGGTGATAGAGGGATTTCGGATAGCATTCAACCGTCCAAAAATGTCACAAAGCAACTGTCCGGCACTGAAAAAGAGttggaaaagaagaaggaaaaactTCAAG CGGCAGTTTTTCTGACTGCTGTAACAGGAATAGCAGCAACATTGGGTTTTGGAACAACAGTAATTGCAGCTCGAAGACAGGATCCAAAGTATTTTCAAGAAGGCGTTTCTGGGACAAAAGCAATGACGGAAACTGGAGCATCGTTAGCTCTTAGAGCCCTAAGCTGGGGAACATTGTACGCCGTAACTGGCTGTGGCATATTATGCTACGGtctttggaaattttcaggaGCGTCTAACGCAGAGGAGTTCAAAATAGCCATGGGTTCAATGTTGCCTAGGATATCAAAAAATGACCCACCTCAGAGTAGGACGGAGTTCGAAGGACTTACTGATTTGTTAACATACATCTCTGAAGATTGGGGTaatgaaaaagcaaaagaatgtaaataa
- the LOC124303739 gene encoding rap1 GTPase-GDP dissociation stimulator 1-B isoform X3 codes for MHIHETLEFAIDDVFLTLLKYESPLIIAKTTRAIAEIAKTDRGREKCTNPELIKALVELLKGEYDIDILTQASRALGNICYENDKGKMLVDEQNGLTYILTALKMGISLGDGDGAAGLRNVAAGFLLNFLINQTALQKKALDDNVLSVVCSILETDGTTSGEAATHAMLILGILTDLGQEVLDERLTKILVNILASDASPELSEMCLELLHGQAENESTKLLLAKAGVCELLLKLLEKHGPRCTDEEARSVLKVACDLIVLILTGDDSMDVLYNGSNGEVYKKLVDWLESDDEDLQLAAVLAMGNFARSDTHCELMVTQGVHRKLLRLLSKNDNRNCPIRLQHALLSALRNLVIPSCNKALVLADGLVDVVYPMLDIPTFPVVFKLLGTLRMVIDGQQEAAISLGKREDLIKRTVEWCGTEDHPGVQGEANRLLAWLIKNSRDKEVASLIISHGAIKHLVKMLTAQHALMQNEALLSLTILTTISLVESQTPVIEAEIGSTIRDFLDKHGPQIESPIIYNTVALTDSLVKSDVIKEHLVKSALPAAWKKLLKIRAANIPDLMEKVMPLCLLMGAEID; via the exons ATGCACATACATG AAACATTAGAGTTTGCTATCGATGATGTATTCCTGACACTTCTAAAGTACGAGTCACCATTAATCATTGCGAAAACTACAAGAGCGATAGCCGAAATAGCTAAGACCGATCGAGGGCGAGAGAAATGTACAAACCCAGAATTGATTAAGGCTTTAGTAGAGTTATTAAAAGGAGAATATGATATTGATATTCTGACACAAGCATCTCGAGCTCTGGGAAATATTTGCTATGAAAATG ACAAGGGAAAGATGTTGGTGGACGAGCAGAATGGATTAACATACATTTTAACAGCCCTGAAAATGGGGATAAGTTTAGGTGATGGTGATGGAGCTGCTGGATTGAGAAATGTTGCTGCTGGCTTTTTACTGAACTTTCTTATCAATCAGACTGCCTTACAAAAAAAG gCCTTGGATGACAACGTGCTGTCAGTTGTTTGCAGTATTTTAGAAACTGACGGCACCACATCTGGCGAAGCAGCAACCCATGCCATGTTGATATTAGGAATATTAACCGATTTGGGGCAGGAGGTTCTGGATGAAAGATTAACTAAAATACTTGTTAATATATTAGCGAGTGATGCATCACCAGAATTATCAGAAATGTGCCTAGAGCTGTTACATGGACAAGCAGAAAATG aaAGTACAAAATTATTACTAGCAAAAGCTGGTGTGTGCGAATTACTATTAAAACTATTAGAAAAACATGGTCCACGCTGTACAGACGAAGAGGCGCGATCAGTGTTGAAAGTCGCTTGCGATTTGATTGTCTTAATTCTTACTGGAG ATGATAGTATGGATGTTCTCTACAACGGTAGCAATGGAGAAGTATATAAGAAGCTGGTCGACTGGTTGGAAAGTGACGACGAGGATCTGCAGCTTGCGGCTGTTTTGGCAATGGGAAATTTTGCCAGAAGTGATACGCATTGCGAGCTCATGGTTACTCAAGGAGTCCATCGAAAATTGTTGCGGCTTCTGAGCAAAAATGATAATAGAAACTGCCCCATAAGATTACAACATGCTTTGCTCAGCGCCCTTCGTAATCTTGTCATTCCTTCCTGCAACAAAGCACTGGTATTAGCGGATGGTCTCGTCGATGTTGTTTATCCTATGTTAGATATTCCCACGTTTCCTGTTGTATTCAAACTGCTGGGCACACTAAGAATGGTCATCGATGGGCAAC AAGAGGCCGCGATTTCCTTGGGTAAAAGAGAAGATCTCATTAAAAGAACAGTTGAATGGTGTGGTACAGAGGATCATCCAGGAGTACAAGGTGAAGCCAATCGTTTATTAGCTTGGCTAATCAAAAATAGCAG AGATAAAGAAGTCGCATCGTTAATTATAAGTCACGGAGCTATTAAACATTTGGTCAAAATGTTGACTGCTCAACATGCTTTAATGCAGAATGAGGCATTGCTAAGCTTGACTATACTCACAACTATAAGCTTAGTGGAATCTCAAACACCTGTGATTGAAGCAGAGATCGGGTCGACAATTCGCGATTTTCTTGATAAACATGGTCCTCAGATTGAGTCTCCTATAATTTATAATACCGTAGCGTTGACCGATAGCCTTGTGAAATCAG atgTGATAAAAGAGCATTTGGTAAAGTCGGCGTTGCCCGCAGCGTGGAAGAAACTGCTTAAAATTCGTGCTGCAAACATTCCCGACTTGATGGAAAAAGTTATGCCACTATGCCTTTTGATGGGCGCAGAAATTGATTAA
- the LOC124303739 gene encoding rap1 GTPase-GDP dissociation stimulator 1-B isoform X2 — MEGETTHNIDKLFGELLDAIKSGNEIKENGITNIMKILDSLINVSKTSVGETLEFAIDDVFLTLLKYESPLIIAKTTRAIAEIAKTDRGREKCTNPELIKALVELLKGEYDIDILTQASRALGNICYENDKGKMLVDEQNGLTYILTALKMGISLGDGDGAAGLRNVAAGFLLNFLINQTALQKKALDDNVLSVVCSILETDGTTSGEAATHAMLILGILTDLGQEVLDERLTKILVNILASDASPELSEMCLELLHGQAENESTKLLLAKAGVCELLLKLLEKHGPRCTDEEARSVLKVACDLIVLILTGDDSMDVLYNGSNGEVYKKLVDWLESDDEDLQLAAVLAMGNFARSDTHCELMVTQGVHRKLLRLLSKNDNRNCPIRLQHALLSALRNLVIPSCNKALVLADGLVDVVYPMLDIPTFPVVFKLLGTLRMVIDGQQEAAISLGKREDLIKRTVEWCGTEDHPGVQGEANRLLAWLIKNSRDKEVASLIISHGAIKHLVKMLTAQHALMQNEALLSLTILTTISLVESQTPVIEAEIGSTIRDFLDKHGPQIESPIIYNTVALTDSLVKSDVIKEHLVKSALPAAWKKLLKIRAANIPDLMEKVMPLCLLMGAEID, encoded by the exons ATGGAAG GGGAAACAACGCACAATATTGACAAACTTTTCGGGGAGTTGCTCGATGCCATTAAATCTGggaatgaaattaaagaaaatggTATCACAAACATAATGAAAATACTGGACTCTCTGATCAACGTTAGCAAAACATCTGTCGGAG AAACATTAGAGTTTGCTATCGATGATGTATTCCTGACACTTCTAAAGTACGAGTCACCATTAATCATTGCGAAAACTACAAGAGCGATAGCCGAAATAGCTAAGACCGATCGAGGGCGAGAGAAATGTACAAACCCAGAATTGATTAAGGCTTTAGTAGAGTTATTAAAAGGAGAATATGATATTGATATTCTGACACAAGCATCTCGAGCTCTGGGAAATATTTGCTATGAAAATG ACAAGGGAAAGATGTTGGTGGACGAGCAGAATGGATTAACATACATTTTAACAGCCCTGAAAATGGGGATAAGTTTAGGTGATGGTGATGGAGCTGCTGGATTGAGAAATGTTGCTGCTGGCTTTTTACTGAACTTTCTTATCAATCAGACTGCCTTACAAAAAAAG gCCTTGGATGACAACGTGCTGTCAGTTGTTTGCAGTATTTTAGAAACTGACGGCACCACATCTGGCGAAGCAGCAACCCATGCCATGTTGATATTAGGAATATTAACCGATTTGGGGCAGGAGGTTCTGGATGAAAGATTAACTAAAATACTTGTTAATATATTAGCGAGTGATGCATCACCAGAATTATCAGAAATGTGCCTAGAGCTGTTACATGGACAAGCAGAAAATG aaAGTACAAAATTATTACTAGCAAAAGCTGGTGTGTGCGAATTACTATTAAAACTATTAGAAAAACATGGTCCACGCTGTACAGACGAAGAGGCGCGATCAGTGTTGAAAGTCGCTTGCGATTTGATTGTCTTAATTCTTACTGGAG ATGATAGTATGGATGTTCTCTACAACGGTAGCAATGGAGAAGTATATAAGAAGCTGGTCGACTGGTTGGAAAGTGACGACGAGGATCTGCAGCTTGCGGCTGTTTTGGCAATGGGAAATTTTGCCAGAAGTGATACGCATTGCGAGCTCATGGTTACTCAAGGAGTCCATCGAAAATTGTTGCGGCTTCTGAGCAAAAATGATAATAGAAACTGCCCCATAAGATTACAACATGCTTTGCTCAGCGCCCTTCGTAATCTTGTCATTCCTTCCTGCAACAAAGCACTGGTATTAGCGGATGGTCTCGTCGATGTTGTTTATCCTATGTTAGATATTCCCACGTTTCCTGTTGTATTCAAACTGCTGGGCACACTAAGAATGGTCATCGATGGGCAAC AAGAGGCCGCGATTTCCTTGGGTAAAAGAGAAGATCTCATTAAAAGAACAGTTGAATGGTGTGGTACAGAGGATCATCCAGGAGTACAAGGTGAAGCCAATCGTTTATTAGCTTGGCTAATCAAAAATAGCAG AGATAAAGAAGTCGCATCGTTAATTATAAGTCACGGAGCTATTAAACATTTGGTCAAAATGTTGACTGCTCAACATGCTTTAATGCAGAATGAGGCATTGCTAAGCTTGACTATACTCACAACTATAAGCTTAGTGGAATCTCAAACACCTGTGATTGAAGCAGAGATCGGGTCGACAATTCGCGATTTTCTTGATAAACATGGTCCTCAGATTGAGTCTCCTATAATTTATAATACCGTAGCGTTGACCGATAGCCTTGTGAAATCAG atgTGATAAAAGAGCATTTGGTAAAGTCGGCGTTGCCCGCAGCGTGGAAGAAACTGCTTAAAATTCGTGCTGCAAACATTCCCGACTTGATGGAAAAAGTTATGCCACTATGCCTTTTGATGGGCGCAGAAATTGATTAA
- the LOC124303739 gene encoding rap1 GTPase-GDP dissociation stimulator 1-B isoform X1 translates to MAHEFVKCEVKGETTHNIDKLFGELLDAIKSGNEIKENGITNIMKILDSLINVSKTSVGETLEFAIDDVFLTLLKYESPLIIAKTTRAIAEIAKTDRGREKCTNPELIKALVELLKGEYDIDILTQASRALGNICYENDKGKMLVDEQNGLTYILTALKMGISLGDGDGAAGLRNVAAGFLLNFLINQTALQKKALDDNVLSVVCSILETDGTTSGEAATHAMLILGILTDLGQEVLDERLTKILVNILASDASPELSEMCLELLHGQAENESTKLLLAKAGVCELLLKLLEKHGPRCTDEEARSVLKVACDLIVLILTGDDSMDVLYNGSNGEVYKKLVDWLESDDEDLQLAAVLAMGNFARSDTHCELMVTQGVHRKLLRLLSKNDNRNCPIRLQHALLSALRNLVIPSCNKALVLADGLVDVVYPMLDIPTFPVVFKLLGTLRMVIDGQQEAAISLGKREDLIKRTVEWCGTEDHPGVQGEANRLLAWLIKNSRDKEVASLIISHGAIKHLVKMLTAQHALMQNEALLSLTILTTISLVESQTPVIEAEIGSTIRDFLDKHGPQIESPIIYNTVALTDSLVKSDVIKEHLVKSALPAAWKKLLKIRAANIPDLMEKVMPLCLLMGAEID, encoded by the exons ATGGCTCACGAGTTCGTTAAATGCGAGGTCAAAG GGGAAACAACGCACAATATTGACAAACTTTTCGGGGAGTTGCTCGATGCCATTAAATCTGggaatgaaattaaagaaaatggTATCACAAACATAATGAAAATACTGGACTCTCTGATCAACGTTAGCAAAACATCTGTCGGAG AAACATTAGAGTTTGCTATCGATGATGTATTCCTGACACTTCTAAAGTACGAGTCACCATTAATCATTGCGAAAACTACAAGAGCGATAGCCGAAATAGCTAAGACCGATCGAGGGCGAGAGAAATGTACAAACCCAGAATTGATTAAGGCTTTAGTAGAGTTATTAAAAGGAGAATATGATATTGATATTCTGACACAAGCATCTCGAGCTCTGGGAAATATTTGCTATGAAAATG ACAAGGGAAAGATGTTGGTGGACGAGCAGAATGGATTAACATACATTTTAACAGCCCTGAAAATGGGGATAAGTTTAGGTGATGGTGATGGAGCTGCTGGATTGAGAAATGTTGCTGCTGGCTTTTTACTGAACTTTCTTATCAATCAGACTGCCTTACAAAAAAAG gCCTTGGATGACAACGTGCTGTCAGTTGTTTGCAGTATTTTAGAAACTGACGGCACCACATCTGGCGAAGCAGCAACCCATGCCATGTTGATATTAGGAATATTAACCGATTTGGGGCAGGAGGTTCTGGATGAAAGATTAACTAAAATACTTGTTAATATATTAGCGAGTGATGCATCACCAGAATTATCAGAAATGTGCCTAGAGCTGTTACATGGACAAGCAGAAAATG aaAGTACAAAATTATTACTAGCAAAAGCTGGTGTGTGCGAATTACTATTAAAACTATTAGAAAAACATGGTCCACGCTGTACAGACGAAGAGGCGCGATCAGTGTTGAAAGTCGCTTGCGATTTGATTGTCTTAATTCTTACTGGAG ATGATAGTATGGATGTTCTCTACAACGGTAGCAATGGAGAAGTATATAAGAAGCTGGTCGACTGGTTGGAAAGTGACGACGAGGATCTGCAGCTTGCGGCTGTTTTGGCAATGGGAAATTTTGCCAGAAGTGATACGCATTGCGAGCTCATGGTTACTCAAGGAGTCCATCGAAAATTGTTGCGGCTTCTGAGCAAAAATGATAATAGAAACTGCCCCATAAGATTACAACATGCTTTGCTCAGCGCCCTTCGTAATCTTGTCATTCCTTCCTGCAACAAAGCACTGGTATTAGCGGATGGTCTCGTCGATGTTGTTTATCCTATGTTAGATATTCCCACGTTTCCTGTTGTATTCAAACTGCTGGGCACACTAAGAATGGTCATCGATGGGCAAC AAGAGGCCGCGATTTCCTTGGGTAAAAGAGAAGATCTCATTAAAAGAACAGTTGAATGGTGTGGTACAGAGGATCATCCAGGAGTACAAGGTGAAGCCAATCGTTTATTAGCTTGGCTAATCAAAAATAGCAG AGATAAAGAAGTCGCATCGTTAATTATAAGTCACGGAGCTATTAAACATTTGGTCAAAATGTTGACTGCTCAACATGCTTTAATGCAGAATGAGGCATTGCTAAGCTTGACTATACTCACAACTATAAGCTTAGTGGAATCTCAAACACCTGTGATTGAAGCAGAGATCGGGTCGACAATTCGCGATTTTCTTGATAAACATGGTCCTCAGATTGAGTCTCCTATAATTTATAATACCGTAGCGTTGACCGATAGCCTTGTGAAATCAG atgTGATAAAAGAGCATTTGGTAAAGTCGGCGTTGCCCGCAGCGTGGAAGAAACTGCTTAAAATTCGTGCTGCAAACATTCCCGACTTGATGGAAAAAGTTATGCCACTATGCCTTTTGATGGGCGCAGAAATTGATTAA
- the LOC124303753 gene encoding elongation of very long chain fatty acids protein 6: MNKMDYMEVTLPNYSYVFNFEEEFIHQDTRVWMMNNWTNCFYYCGIYMILIFGGQHFMASRPKYELRGVLSLWNTLLASFSIIGFTRTAPELIHVLRNYGLYHSVCIPSFIEQDRVSGFWTWMFVLSKLPELGDTVFIVLRKQPLIFLHWYHHITVLLYSWFSYTEYTASARWFVVMNYCVHSIMYSYYALRAMRYSPPKWISMVITALQLTQMIVGCAINVWAHQYLESGQAECHISRVNIKLSLMMYFSYFVLFARFFHKAYLGGKSSSKSGKKAYANGNGHIAAADYSNEKLKAN, encoded by the exons ATGAACAAAATGGACTACATGGAGGTTACGCTGCCCAATTACTCCTACGTGTTCAACTTCGAGGAGGAATTCATTCACCAAGACACCAGGGTCTGGATGATGAACAATTGGACGAATTGCTTCTACTATTGCGGCATTTACATGATCCTCATTTTTGGCGGTCAGCACTTTATGGCCAGTCGGCCCAAGTACGAACTCAGGGGCGTACTCAGCCTTTGGAATACTTTACTCGCCTCCTTTTCGATCATTGGATTCACGAGAACCGCCCCCGAACTTATCCACGTGCTCAGGAATTACGGGCTTTATCACAGCGTCTGTATACCGAG CTTCATCGAGCAAGACCGAGTCTCCGGATTCTGGACCTGGATGTTCGTCTTGTCGAAGCTGCCGGAGCTCGGCGACACGGTCTTCATAGTTCTCCGCAAGCAGCCGCTGATATTCCTCCACTGGTACCACCACATAACCGTCCTCCTCTACTCGTGGTTCTCCTACACCGAGTACACGGCGTCAGCTAGATGGTTCGTCGTGATGAACTACTGCGTCCACTCGATAATGTACTCGTACTACGCGCTGAGGGCGATGCGATACTCGCCACCGAAATGGATATCGATGGTGATCACCGCCCTCCAGCTGACGCAGATGATCGTCGGATGCGCGATCAACGTCTGGGCTCATCAATACCTCGAGAGCGGGCAGGCCGAGTGTCACATATCGAGGGTCAACATCAAGCTCAGTCTTATGATGTACTTCAGCTACTTCGTACTCTTCGCGAGATTCTTCCACAAGGCCTACCTCGGCGGCAAGAGCTCGTCGAAATCCGGAAAGAAGGCTTACGCCAACGGGAACGGTCACATCGCTGCGGCGGATTACAGCAACGAGAAGCTCAAAGCTAACTAA